One Deinococcus sp. LM3 genomic region harbors:
- the pulA gene encoding pullulanase-type alpha-1,6-glucosidase, which produces MKRLATFLTVALAAAAAAQTSLPADTARVHYQRADGAYAGWGLHVWEDTTAQVTWEKPLAASGRDDFGAYFDIPLKPGAQKLGLIVHKGDTKDAEKDLWFDLSRGRELFLKSGSLNAAYAKGGPFTVDASQPPVAQAAAPAASTPAAAPAATAGAAQPIPKNVLRVRYVRPDGKYEGWGLHVWEDTTATVEWSRPLAQTGVDAGGAYWDVPLKAGAAKVGFIVHKGDEKDPGADMFADPGKGNEVTVTSGKAEFAYGAPAALSDPPVPAGVARINYYRPDGKYDGWGLHAWEDTTAQVEWTKPLTPTGTNSFGVYWDVPMKTDWKKLGFIVHSGDNKDPGADQALTREMGNQAWIVSGSAAVNTTRPDTSVRTVGDLSRAQAVMLSRDLIAVKPAFVQPGAFLTLHAARAGGLKLTGAGVDGGDSLTLEEVEGGLTPALTAKAPYLKGYALLRVRPEDRARIPAVLQGQVAVSSVLPDGTVLDATGVQTARALDDLFAYDGPLGAAWQGNVPTLRLWAPTAQDVKLRLTLAGGPETTVPMTRDARGVWTVRGAQNWRGAAYRFEVKVYAPGTGKVETNLVTDPYSVALTRNSTRSVLLDLNDPATRPPGWDTLKKPALRSASDLSFYELHLRDFSAADASVPAAQRGTYLAFTQAGSNGVKHLKALADAGLKAVHLLPTFDIATIEEDRTKWKSPGDLSKFAPDSEEQQKAVTAVKDADPYNWGYDPYHYMVPEGSYAVNADARTLEYRRMVAALNGLGLRVVQDVVFNHTAASGQAERSVLDRIVPGYYHRLNANGSVENSTCCSNTATEHVMMRRLMVDTLVLMARAYKVDGFRFDLMGHHMVEDMQAARRALDALTLQKDGVDGRSIYLYGEGWDFGEVQGGARGRNATQLNLFGQGIGTFNDRLRDAVRGGNPFGGLQDQGFATGLFTLPNGQPQNNDRTRALRLADQVRVGLTGNLRDYRFTNGLGKETTGGNVDYNGAPAGYAASPREAITYVSAHDNQTLFDAIALKAPASATPAQRTRMQNLANSVVLLGQGLPFSYAGDEMLRSKSFDTDSYNSGDWFNTLDFTFASNGFGKGLPPAEKNAGNWDLYRPLLGNPALKPAPTEMRRAFDHYREMLRVRYSSSLFRLETAAQVQSGLQFLNVGPAQVPGVIAMKLSGATSATNPYRSVVVVFNGSGQNVTLTDPALAGLNLSLHPVLAASSDATVKGSRAAGSSVTVPGLTTAVFVGK; this is translated from the coding sequence ATGAAACGACTGGCGACCTTCCTGACGGTCGCGCTGGCTGCTGCGGCAGCGGCGCAAACATCCCTTCCCGCCGATACGGCCCGCGTGCACTACCAGCGCGCGGACGGCGCGTATGCCGGCTGGGGCCTGCACGTCTGGGAGGACACGACCGCCCAGGTCACCTGGGAGAAACCCCTGGCGGCCAGCGGGCGGGACGACTTCGGCGCGTACTTCGACATTCCCCTGAAACCCGGCGCGCAGAAACTGGGCCTGATCGTCCATAAGGGCGACACCAAGGACGCCGAAAAGGATCTGTGGTTCGACCTGAGCCGGGGCCGGGAACTGTTCCTGAAGTCCGGCAGCCTGAACGCCGCGTACGCGAAGGGCGGGCCATTCACCGTGGACGCCAGCCAGCCTCCCGTCGCGCAGGCCGCCGCGCCTGCCGCGTCCACCCCGGCAGCGGCCCCAGCAGCCACGGCGGGCGCGGCGCAGCCCATCCCGAAGAACGTGCTGCGCGTGCGCTACGTGCGTCCCGACGGGAAGTACGAAGGGTGGGGCCTGCACGTCTGGGAGGACACCACCGCCACGGTCGAGTGGAGCCGACCGCTGGCGCAGACCGGCGTGGACGCGGGTGGCGCGTACTGGGACGTGCCGCTGAAGGCGGGCGCGGCGAAGGTGGGCTTCATCGTGCATAAGGGCGACGAGAAGGACCCCGGCGCCGACATGTTCGCGGACCCCGGCAAGGGGAACGAGGTGACCGTCACGAGCGGCAAGGCCGAGTTCGCTTACGGGGCGCCCGCCGCGCTGAGTGACCCGCCCGTGCCGGCCGGCGTGGCGCGCATCAACTACTACCGCCCGGACGGCAAGTATGACGGCTGGGGCCTGCACGCCTGGGAGGACACGACCGCGCAGGTCGAGTGGACCAAACCGCTGACGCCCACGGGCACGAACTCGTTTGGCGTGTACTGGGACGTTCCCATGAAGACAGACTGGAAGAAACTGGGGTTCATCGTGCACAGTGGCGACAACAAGGATCCGGGCGCCGATCAGGCGCTCACCCGCGAGATGGGCAATCAGGCGTGGATCGTGAGCGGGAGCGCCGCCGTGAACACCACCCGTCCGGACACCAGCGTGCGCACGGTGGGCGACCTGAGCCGCGCGCAGGCGGTGATGCTGTCGCGGGACCTGATCGCCGTGAAACCGGCGTTCGTGCAGCCCGGCGCGTTCCTGACGCTGCACGCCGCGCGGGCCGGGGGCCTGAAACTGACCGGGGCGGGCGTGGACGGCGGCGACAGCCTGACCCTGGAGGAGGTCGAGGGGGGCCTGACGCCCGCGCTGACCGCGAAGGCGCCGTACCTGAAGGGCTACGCGCTGCTGCGGGTCCGCCCGGAGGACCGCGCGCGCATTCCGGCCGTGCTTCAGGGGCAGGTGGCGGTGAGCAGCGTCCTGCCGGACGGCACGGTGCTGGACGCGACCGGCGTGCAGACGGCGCGGGCGCTGGACGACCTGTTCGCGTACGACGGCCCGCTGGGGGCCGCGTGGCAGGGCAACGTGCCCACCCTGCGCCTGTGGGCGCCGACCGCGCAGGACGTGAAACTGCGCCTGACCCTGGCGGGCGGCCCGGAGACGACCGTGCCCATGACCCGTGACGCCAGGGGCGTGTGGACGGTCAGGGGCGCGCAGAACTGGCGCGGCGCCGCGTACCGCTTCGAGGTGAAGGTGTACGCGCCGGGTACCGGGAAGGTCGAGACGAACCTCGTGACGGACCCTTACTCGGTGGCACTGACCCGGAACAGCACCCGCTCGGTGCTGCTGGACCTGAACGATCCGGCCACCAGACCGCCGGGCTGGGACACGCTGAAGAAACCGGCGTTGCGTTCGGCCAGCGACCTGAGTTTCTACGAGCTGCACCTGCGGGACTTCAGCGCGGCGGACGCCTCGGTGCCGGCGGCGCAGCGCGGCACGTACCTCGCGTTCACGCAGGCGGGCAGTAACGGCGTGAAGCACCTGAAAGCCCTGGCCGACGCGGGCCTGAAGGCCGTGCACCTGCTGCCCACCTTCGACATCGCCACCATCGAGGAGGACCGCACGAAGTGGAAGTCACCGGGCGACCTCTCTAAGTTCGCGCCGGACAGCGAGGAACAGCAGAAGGCCGTCACGGCCGTCAAGGACGCCGACCCCTACAACTGGGGCTACGACCCGTACCACTACATGGTCCCGGAAGGCAGTTACGCCGTGAACGCGGACGCCCGCACCCTGGAGTACCGCCGCATGGTGGCCGCGCTGAACGGCCTGGGCCTGCGGGTCGTGCAGGACGTGGTGTTCAACCACACCGCCGCCAGCGGTCAGGCCGAACGGAGCGTGCTGGACCGCATCGTGCCCGGCTACTACCACCGCCTGAACGCCAACGGGAGCGTCGAGAACTCCACCTGTTGCTCGAACACCGCCACCGAGCACGTCATGATGCGCAGGCTCATGGTGGACACCCTGGTGCTGATGGCCCGCGCCTACAAGGTGGACGGCTTCCGCTTCGACCTGATGGGCCACCACATGGTCGAGGACATGCAGGCCGCCCGCCGCGCCCTGGACGCCCTGACCCTGCAGAAGGACGGCGTGGACGGCAGGAGCATCTACCTGTACGGCGAGGGCTGGGACTTCGGAGAGGTGCAGGGCGGCGCGCGCGGCAGGAACGCCACGCAACTGAACCTGTTCGGGCAGGGCATCGGGACCTTCAACGACCGCCTGCGCGACGCGGTGCGCGGCGGGAACCCCTTCGGCGGCCTGCAGGACCAGGGCTTCGCGACCGGGCTGTTCACGCTCCCGAACGGGCAACCGCAGAACAACGACCGCACCCGCGCGCTGCGACTGGCGGATCAGGTGCGGGTCGGCCTGACCGGCAACCTGCGCGACTACCGTTTCACGAACGGACTGGGCAAGGAAACCACGGGCGGGAACGTGGACTACAACGGCGCGCCCGCCGGGTACGCCGCCAGCCCCCGCGAGGCGATCACGTACGTCAGCGCGCACGACAACCAGACGCTGTTCGACGCCATCGCCCTGAAAGCCCCGGCCAGCGCCACGCCCGCGCAGCGGACCCGCATGCAGAACCTCGCCAACAGCGTCGTGCTGCTGGGCCAGGGCCTGCCGTTCAGTTACGCCGGGGACGAGATGCTGCGCTCCAAGAGCTTCGACACCGACAGTTACAACAGCGGCGACTGGTTCAACACCCTGGACTTCACGTTCGCCAGCAACGGCTTCGGCAAGGGCCTGCCGCCCGCCGAGAAGAACGCCGGGAACTGGGACCTGTACCGCCCGCTGCTGGGCAACCCCGCCCTGAAACCCGCCCCGACCGAGATGCGGCGCGCCTTCGATCACTACCGCGAGATGCTGCGTGTCCGTTACTCCAGCAGCCTCTTCCGCCTGGAGACGGCGGCGCAGGTGCAGTCGGGCCTGCAATTCCTGAACGTCGGGCCCGCGCAGGTGCCGGGCGTGATCGCCATGAAACTCAGCGGCGCGACCAGCGCCACCAACCCGTACCGCAGCGTGGTCGTGGTGTTCAACGGCAGCGGCCAGAACGTCACCCTGACCGACCCGGCCCTGGCCGGACTGAACCTGAGCCTGCACCCGGTCCTGGCCGCCAGCAGCGACGCGACCGTGAAAGGCAGCCGCGCGGCGGGCAGCAGCGTGACCGTGCCGGGCCTGACGACCGCCGTGTTCGTCGGGAAGTGA
- a CDS encoding nucleoside hydrolase, protein MTARTPARPAPLPVIFDGDPGLDDAVGWLLALGSPEDVEVLGFTAVHGNVPLDLTTRNAGVVLALAGEAGRNVPYFAGADRPLLREGVTAASVHGATGLPAADLPEPLRAPEAGHAVDFIVRTVRGRPGEVTLVPTGPLTNVALALRLAPDIAPLIREIVWMGGSTGHGNRTPAAEFNALVDPHAAQIVFASGVPLRMVGLNVTMQAVATPDRVDALRALGNRAGAVCAELLTFYAGVYRDRYGLSGGALHDPLAVAAALRPDLLDWQSMDVQVETQEGLNLGRTVCDLYGVTGRPANAQVAVGVRDGEFFALLLERIARLP, encoded by the coding sequence ATGACTGCCCGCACCCCGGCCCGCCCCGCGCCCCTGCCTGTGATCTTCGACGGTGACCCCGGCCTGGACGACGCGGTGGGCTGGCTGCTGGCGCTGGGCAGCCCGGAGGACGTGGAGGTGCTGGGGTTCACGGCCGTGCACGGGAACGTGCCGCTGGACCTGACAACCCGGAACGCGGGCGTGGTGCTGGCCCTGGCGGGCGAGGCGGGGCGGAACGTGCCGTATTTCGCGGGCGCGGACCGGCCCCTGCTGCGCGAGGGTGTCACGGCGGCCAGCGTGCACGGCGCGACCGGCCTGCCGGCGGCGGACCTGCCGGAGCCGCTGCGGGCGCCGGAGGCGGGGCACGCGGTGGACTTCATCGTCCGGACGGTGCGGGGGCGTCCGGGCGAGGTGACGCTGGTGCCGACCGGGCCGCTCACGAACGTGGCGCTGGCGCTGCGGCTCGCGCCGGATATCGCGCCCCTGATCCGCGAGATCGTGTGGATGGGCGGCAGCACCGGGCACGGGAACCGCACGCCGGCCGCTGAGTTCAACGCGCTGGTCGATCCTCACGCCGCGCAGATCGTGTTCGCTTCGGGCGTGCCGCTGCGGATGGTGGGCCTGAACGTGACCATGCAGGCGGTCGCCACGCCGGACCGCGTGGACGCCCTGCGCGCCCTGGGAAACCGCGCGGGGGCCGTGTGCGCCGAGCTGCTGACCTTCTACGCGGGCGTGTACCGCGACCGCTACGGCCTGAGCGGCGGCGCGCTGCACGACCCGCTGGCGGTGGCGGCGGCCCTGCGCCCGGACCTGCTGGACTGGCAGTCCATGGACGTGCAGGTCGAGACGCAGGAGGGACTGAACCTGGGCCGCACCGTCTGCGACCTGTACGGCGTGACCGGGCGGCCCGCGAACGCGCAGGTGGCGGTCGGCGTGAGGGACGGGGAGTTCTTCGCGCTGCTGCTGGAACGGATCGCGCGCCTGCCGTGA
- a CDS encoding AAA family ATPase, whose protein sequence is MPGRIHALHGFIGSGKTTLARTLETQLGALRFTSDEWMTALYGQDPPADEFPALFRRVMTVMEAQWTRAVTLGVPVILDHGFWTRAARDELRAQAAALGAPLTLHVLAVPDTEARRRVQTRNLQPDALLIADDTFDLFRPRFEPLTPDEEALQQVIRY, encoded by the coding sequence ATGCCGGGGCGCATCCACGCGCTGCACGGGTTCATCGGCAGCGGCAAGACCACCCTGGCCCGCACCCTGGAAACGCAGCTGGGCGCGCTGCGCTTCACGTCCGACGAGTGGATGACCGCCCTGTACGGCCAGGACCCGCCCGCCGACGAGTTCCCGGCCCTGTTCCGGCGCGTGATGACCGTCATGGAGGCCCAGTGGACCCGTGCCGTCACGCTGGGGGTGCCGGTCATCCTAGATCATGGGTTCTGGACCCGCGCGGCCCGCGACGAACTGCGCGCGCAGGCGGCCGCGCTGGGCGCACCGCTGACCCTGCACGTCCTGGCCGTCCCGGACACCGAGGCGCGGCGGCGCGTGCAGACCCGCAACCTCCAGCCGGACGCGCTGCTGATCGCCGACGACACCTTCGACCTGTTCCGCCCCCGCTTCGAGCCGCTCACCCCGGACGAGGAGGCCTTGCAGCAGGTGATCCGGTACTGA
- a CDS encoding M67 family metallopeptidase — MHLPASLHAALWAHARQDPARECVGALGGRRQGSGLKAVWDVRTLYPLPNIAPRPDREYLAEPRALLRALKAMRAEELDLVGLYHSHPRGPQEPSETDLRLASYEVPYLIADLRSGRLGAFHLPGGQRVPLRITGVTPD; from the coding sequence CTGCACCTGCCCGCCTCCCTGCACGCCGCGTTGTGGGCGCACGCCCGTCAGGACCCGGCGCGCGAGTGCGTCGGCGCGCTCGGCGGACGCCGCCAGGGCAGCGGCCTGAAGGCCGTCTGGGACGTGCGGACCCTGTACCCGCTGCCGAACATCGCGCCGCGCCCGGACCGGGAGTACCTTGCCGAACCCCGCGCCCTGCTGCGCGCCCTGAAAGCCATGCGCGCCGAGGAACTGGACCTCGTGGGGCTGTACCACAGCCACCCGCGCGGCCCGCAGGAACCCAGCGAGACGGACCTGCGGCTCGCCAGTTACGAGGTGCCGTACCTGATCGCGGACCTGCGCAGCGGACGGCTCGGTGCGTTCCACCTGCCCGGCGGCCAGCGGGTGCCGCTGCGGATCACCGGGGTCACGCCGGACTGA
- a CDS encoding DNA translocase FtsK — protein MAKARSRGAPPVSRFDGEALGLVLFALGIFLGVTVLLPQGEAGTGFMAGAQTLLTSQLGWAAWLLPVVPVAYGVLVFLGRDLGNLSRRVLGGTVMVLSLLALHESAQPGGAGLLAEAAMGPLLRAVSYLAALLPLVTLTLGAELMLRLPPLTLLKGFFRFVSVLLGGGAAQVQGVIESRQEGRESARARATARQNVAATLRDVEALRRLYPQAPALNTLLGELRAAQRDVRNLDEAGLAHLERDVTGWRETTRTFVGDAARDLREQVAAEAPDAGANVEATANEVRAGRHELSIELPSTLASGALERLRRAMVMEIQRLAQRAGRLERDRRAAEKALGKPDATLLARELPAHRERLVEWQELAVDFTAWRGRLEAYAGWPDLTAAFDRAPTEVAAQLAEALAADPDGTLADPAGWRAQLARAQEEARRRAEAMSAPPAAAPLTLDFDFTGGLPSGPAPRSGSPEPTLWTRPGEATPAFPPDSLPPAVPAHAVPAPAAQGTPLRPAVDQVALSVAAPGSAPAPMSRPPAVTRAPVAMPPAETADPVFDLGMEPDGLSGALTPISDPTSDPVNPSTGDLDPFSDWGDDDLPFGPSDRSPAAVAPRAPAPWEAGPAHPPVPSPAPAARPTPAPAGLPHDRLSALAALDTPQPRQGALPLAVPTEALLDPIPAAALNTAALDISARQRASLIDETLRHFNLQARVVDFARGPTVTRYEIEPAPGEKISRIAGLSNDLARALAVGGVRVEAPVPGKSVIGLEVPNAEREPVTFHQAAAAPSFRATRAKLPIILGKSIDGELMVGDLAKMPHLLVAGSTGSGKSVCVNTLITSLLFKYLPTELRFLMIDPKMVELTPYDGIPHLVRNVVTNPVDAAGVLLGAVAHMERRYKMMSQVGAKNLEQFNAKMRQVGETELPHLVIIIDELADLMITSPKEVEGAIMRLAQMARATGMHLVLATQRPSVDILTSLIKVNVPARIAFAVSSSHDSRTILDTMGAERLTGMGDMLFYQPGLIKPVRLQGPYISEVESARIADELRRQVFEDSFVEAYGSDFEGGVEASGPGADRSNMDFSDPLLRQAAQICIEEGQGSVSRLQRRLSVGHARAGKLMDMLESMGIVSKHQGSKPRDVLVSEADLPEYFGR, from the coding sequence ATGGCGAAGGCTCGTTCAAGAGGTGCTCCTCCGGTCAGCCGGTTCGACGGAGAGGCGCTGGGCCTGGTGCTGTTCGCGCTGGGTATTTTTCTGGGGGTGACGGTGCTGCTGCCGCAGGGCGAGGCGGGCACCGGGTTCATGGCGGGCGCGCAGACGCTGCTCACGTCGCAGCTGGGCTGGGCGGCGTGGCTGCTGCCGGTCGTGCCGGTCGCGTACGGCGTGCTGGTGTTCCTGGGACGCGACCTGGGGAACCTGTCGCGGCGGGTGCTGGGCGGCACGGTCATGGTGCTGTCGCTGCTGGCGCTGCACGAGTCGGCGCAGCCGGGCGGCGCGGGCCTGCTGGCCGAGGCGGCCATGGGGCCGCTGCTGCGCGCCGTGAGTTACCTCGCGGCGCTGCTGCCGCTGGTCACGCTCACGCTGGGCGCGGAACTGATGCTGCGCCTGCCGCCGCTGACGCTGCTCAAGGGCTTCTTCCGGTTCGTGAGCGTGCTGCTCGGCGGCGGCGCGGCGCAGGTGCAGGGCGTCATCGAGTCCCGCCAGGAGGGCCGCGAATCCGCCCGGGCGCGCGCGACGGCCCGGCAGAACGTCGCGGCCACCCTGCGCGACGTGGAGGCCCTGCGCCGCCTGTACCCGCAGGCTCCGGCGCTGAACACCCTGCTGGGTGAACTGCGCGCCGCGCAGCGCGACGTCCGCAACCTGGACGAGGCGGGCCTGGCGCACCTGGAACGCGACGTGACCGGCTGGCGGGAGACGACCCGTACCTTCGTCGGGGACGCCGCCCGCGACCTGCGTGAACAGGTGGCGGCCGAGGCCCCCGACGCCGGCGCGAACGTGGAAGCCACCGCGAACGAGGTGCGGGCCGGACGGCACGAACTGAGCATCGAACTGCCCAGCACCCTGGCCAGCGGCGCGCTGGAACGCCTGCGCCGCGCGATGGTCATGGAAATCCAGCGGCTCGCGCAGCGGGCCGGACGGCTGGAACGCGACCGCCGGGCCGCCGAGAAGGCGCTCGGGAAACCCGACGCGACCCTGCTGGCCCGCGAGTTGCCCGCGCACCGCGAGCGGCTGGTCGAGTGGCAGGAACTGGCCGTGGATTTCACGGCGTGGCGCGGACGGCTCGAGGCGTACGCCGGCTGGCCGGACCTGACGGCCGCGTTCGACCGCGCGCCGACCGAGGTGGCCGCGCAGCTGGCCGAGGCGCTGGCCGCCGACCCGGACGGCACGCTGGCCGACCCGGCCGGCTGGCGCGCGCAACTGGCCCGCGCGCAGGAGGAAGCGCGCCGCCGCGCCGAGGCGATGAGCGCCCCGCCCGCAGCGGCCCCGCTCACGCTGGACTTCGATTTCACCGGGGGTCTGCCGTCCGGCCCGGCCCCCAGGTCCGGATCGCCGGAACCCACGCTGTGGACCCGGCCCGGCGAGGCAACCCCCGCTTTCCCCCCGGACAGCCTGCCCCCGGCTGTTCCGGCCCACGCTGTCCCGGCTCCGGCTGCCCAGGGCACCCCTCTCCGGCCCGCAGTGGATCAGGTGGCGCTGAGCGTCGCCGCGCCGGGCAGCGCGCCCGCTCCGATGTCCCGGCCCCCGGCTGTGACGCGCGCCCCGGTGGCCATGCCGCCCGCCGAGACCGCCGACCCGGTCTTCGACCTGGGCATGGAGCCCGACGGCCTGTCCGGCGCCCTCACCCCGATCAGCGACCCGACCAGCGATCCGGTCAATCCTTCGACTGGCGACCTGGACCCGTTCAGCGACTGGGGTGACGACGACCTGCCCTTCGGCCCGTCGGACCGTTCGCCCGCAGCGGTGGCCCCACGCGCCCCGGCTCCCTGGGAGGCAGGCCCGGCCCACCCGCCCGTCCCCTCCCCTGCTCCGGCGGCGCGGCCTACGCCCGCCCCGGCAGGACTGCCGCACGACCGCCTGAGTGCCCTGGCAGCCCTGGACACCCCGCAGCCCCGGCAGGGCGCCCTGCCGCTGGCGGTGCCGACCGAGGCGCTGCTGGACCCGATTCCGGCGGCGGCGCTGAACACGGCGGCGCTCGACATCTCCGCGCGGCAGCGGGCGAGCCTGATCGACGAGACACTGCGGCACTTCAACCTGCAGGCGCGGGTGGTGGATTTCGCGCGCGGGCCGACCGTCACGCGCTACGAGATCGAACCGGCGCCCGGCGAGAAGATCAGCCGCATCGCGGGCCTCAGCAACGATCTGGCGCGGGCGCTGGCGGTGGGGGGCGTGCGTGTGGAGGCGCCGGTGCCGGGCAAGAGCGTGATCGGCCTGGAAGTCCCGAACGCCGAACGCGAACCCGTCACGTTCCACCAGGCGGCGGCCGCGCCGAGTTTCCGCGCGACCCGCGCGAAACTGCCGATCATTCTGGGCAAGAGCATCGACGGGGAACTGATGGTCGGGGACCTCGCCAAGATGCCGCACCTGCTGGTGGCGGGCAGTACCGGCAGCGGCAAGTCGGTGTGCGTGAACACGCTGATCACCAGTCTGCTGTTCAAGTACCTGCCGACCGAACTGCGGTTCCTGATGATCGACCCGAAGATGGTGGAACTCACGCCGTACGACGGCATTCCGCATCTGGTGCGCAACGTGGTGACCAACCCGGTGGACGCGGCGGGCGTGCTGCTGGGCGCGGTGGCGCACATGGAGAGGCGCTACAAGATGATGTCGCAGGTGGGCGCCAAGAACCTCGAGCAGTTCAACGCGAAGATGCGTCAGGTCGGCGAGACGGAACTGCCGCACCTGGTGATCATCATCGACGAGCTGGCGGACCTGATGATCACCAGTCCCAAGGAGGTCGAGGGCGCGATCATGCGGCTGGCGCAGATGGCCCGCGCGACCGGTATGCACCTGGTGCTGGCGACGCAGCGGCCCAGCGTGGACATCCTGACCAGTCTGATCAAGGTGAACGTACCGGCCCGGATTGCGTTCGCGGTGAGCAGCAGTCACGATTCCCGCACGATCCTGGACACCATGGGGGCCGAGCGTCTGACCGGGATGGGCGACATGCTGTTCTACCAGCCGGGGCTGATCAAGCCGGTGCGTCTGCAGGGACCGTACATCAGCGAGGTCGAGTCGGCCCGCATTGCCGACGAGTTGCGCCGCCAGGTGTTCGAGGACTCGTTCGTGGAGGCCTACGGCTCGGACTTCGAGGGGGGTGTGGAGGCCAGTGGGCCGGGCGCGGACCGGTCGAACATGGACTTCAGTGACCCGCTGCTGCGTCAGGCGGCGCAGATCTGCATCGAGGAGGGTCAGGGAAGCGTGTCCCGCTTGCAGCGGCGGCTCTCGGTGGGGCACGCCCGCGCCGGGAAGCTGATGGACATGCTCGAATCGATGGGAATCGTCAGCAAGCATCAGGGCAGCAAGCCGCGTGACGTGCTGGTGTCCGAGGCGGACCTCCCGGAGTACTTCGGCCGGTAG
- a CDS encoding fasciclin domain-containing protein: MKKQTSFITLSLMLATPALAGGAGAPAARPATAACQNIAQIVMADPNFSTLATAVEAAGLGQTLMGGQYTVFAPTNAAFAKLPSDALAMVLNDPALLRSVLLYHVVPGKVTAKQVMGMSMGKTAQGGSFMVTVSGGKVMIDNATVTKADVMACNGVVHVIDTVLMPAMDTGMQPAAPAAAAPAPAPAPAATVSAPTAAAATDIMSIPALPQGGASMTTTTTTTTETATTTETTTEASGEMMAEGTTLYDMIVADERFSTLRDLLSDAELTEVLMSNDYTVFAPTNAAFEGVDPDQLALIASNPDTLKQVLLYHVVSGKLNAEDLKAGTQLRSAEGASLDLSMEGTSVMVNTAMIDGAAVTASNGNIFAINEVLLPDTLVLPDPPTGEEVMTETTTDTTAATTATTTTATVTTTPAAMTGNALVDALSQPQFSTLLSLVQKADLVGALTAADVTVFAPTNDAFAKVPQATLDALMADPAKLKQVLTYHVVAGRVVDDGLKVAQLRSLEGSSIDLKANGTTYTVGNLSAASAVGSTVANRIDAGTSVIYPIDMVMLPPTLQ; the protein is encoded by the coding sequence ATGAAGAAGCAGACCAGCTTTATCACGCTCAGCCTGATGCTTGCCACGCCCGCCCTCGCCGGCGGCGCCGGTGCTCCCGCTGCACGCCCCGCCACGGCCGCCTGCCAGAACATCGCGCAGATCGTCATGGCCGACCCGAACTTCAGCACGCTGGCCACCGCCGTCGAGGCGGCCGGCCTGGGCCAGACCCTGATGGGCGGCCAGTACACGGTGTTCGCTCCCACCAACGCCGCCTTCGCCAAGCTGCCCAGCGACGCGCTCGCCATGGTCCTGAACGACCCGGCCCTGCTGCGCTCGGTGCTGCTGTACCACGTGGTTCCCGGCAAGGTCACCGCCAAGCAGGTCATGGGCATGTCCATGGGCAAGACCGCGCAGGGCGGCTCGTTCATGGTCACGGTCAGCGGCGGCAAGGTCATGATCGATAACGCCACCGTCACCAAGGCCGACGTGATGGCCTGTAACGGCGTCGTGCACGTGATCGACACGGTCCTGATGCCCGCCATGGACACCGGCATGCAGCCCGCCGCACCCGCCGCCGCTGCGCCGGCCCCCGCGCCCGCCCCGGCCGCCACCGTGAGCGCCCCGACCGCCGCGGCCGCCACCGACATCATGAGCATCCCCGCCCTGCCCCAGGGCGGCGCGAGCATGACCACCACGACCACCACCACGACCGAAACCGCGACCACGACGGAAACGACCACCGAGGCCAGCGGCGAGATGATGGCCGAGGGCACCACCCTGTACGACATGATCGTCGCCGACGAACGCTTCAGCACGCTGCGCGACCTGCTCAGCGACGCCGAACTGACCGAAGTGCTCATGAGCAACGACTACACCGTCTTCGCTCCCACCAACGCGGCCTTTGAGGGCGTGGACCCCGACCAGCTGGCCCTGATCGCCAGCAACCCCGACACCCTCAAGCAGGTGCTGCTGTACCACGTGGTCAGCGGCAAACTGAACGCCGAGGACCTCAAGGCCGGCACCCAGCTGCGCAGCGCTGAGGGTGCCAGCCTCGACCTGTCCATGGAAGGCACGAGCGTCATGGTGAACACCGCCATGATCGACGGCGCGGCTGTCACGGCCAGCAACGGCAACATCTTCGCCATCAACGAGGTGCTGCTGCCCGACACCCTGGTCCTGCCCGACCCGCCCACCGGCGAGGAAGTCATGACCGAGACCACCACGGACACGACCGCCGCGACCACGGCGACCACCACCACCGCCACTGTGACGACCACCCCGGCCGCCATGACCGGCAACGCCCTGGTGGACGCCCTGAGCCAGCCGCAGTTCAGCACCCTGCTGAGCCTGGTGCAGAAGGCCGATCTGGTCGGTGCGCTGACCGCCGCCGACGTGACCGTCTTCGCCCCCACCAACGACGCCTTCGCTAAGGTCCCCCAGGCCACCCTGGACGCCCTGATGGCCGACCCCGCCAAACTCAAGCAGGTCCTGACGTACCACGTCGTGGCCGGCCGCGTGGTCGACGACGGCCTGAAGGTCGCGCAGCTGCGCTCGCTCGAGGGCAGCTCCATCGACCTGAAAGCCAACGGCACCACCTACACCGTCGGGAACCTCAGTGCCGCCAGCGCCGTCGGCAGCACCGTCGCCAACCGCATTGACGCGGGCACCAGCGTGATCTACCCCATCGACATGGTCATGCTGCCCCCCACCCTGCAGTAA